A genomic stretch from Edaphobacter aggregans includes:
- a CDS encoding helix-turn-helix domain-containing protein has translation MSKTDGLAHVRAHVEMAPIPSGAMAQKVAHPLFDAGNLQVDGGVVEEFISEKHIGARIKALRLKKSMGLVELGRHTGLSASFLSQLETGRVVPTLRNLARIAMVFSKDLNYFFEPEPTTLFRVHRRKDRVRLPQTGANDPSYFFESLGYLVPDRQLDPYFAEFLPGKVGQEARAHQHIGCEFLYVLTGVLEVRHGEGSYRLEAGDAVYFDANTIHSYVCCGDKPATAVIVTLQHPLMVSRDGKHRGVTAAMLRPVSEKGLPQKGQQRMH, from the coding sequence ATGTCTAAGACAGATGGTTTAGCGCATGTGAGAGCACATGTTGAGATGGCTCCGATTCCATCGGGGGCGATGGCTCAGAAAGTGGCCCACCCTTTGTTTGATGCGGGGAATCTCCAGGTGGATGGCGGGGTGGTCGAGGAGTTTATCTCGGAGAAGCACATCGGCGCACGGATCAAGGCTTTGCGGCTGAAGAAGTCGATGGGGCTGGTGGAGTTGGGACGGCATACGGGGCTGTCGGCGAGCTTTTTGTCGCAGCTGGAGACGGGGCGCGTGGTGCCGACGCTGCGCAATCTGGCGCGGATTGCGATGGTCTTCTCCAAAGATCTGAACTACTTCTTCGAGCCGGAGCCGACGACGCTGTTCCGGGTGCACCGGCGTAAGGACCGGGTGCGGCTGCCGCAGACGGGAGCGAATGATCCGTCGTACTTCTTTGAGAGCCTGGGTTACCTGGTTCCGGACCGTCAGCTTGATCCGTATTTTGCGGAGTTTCTTCCGGGCAAGGTGGGACAGGAGGCGCGGGCGCATCAGCATATTGGGTGCGAATTTCTTTACGTGCTGACAGGGGTGCTGGAGGTTCGGCATGGCGAGGGGAGCTACAGGCTGGAGGCGGGGGATGCCGTGTACTTCGACGCGAATACAATCCACAGCTATGTGTGTTGCGGTGATAAACCGGCGACGGCGGTGATTGTGACGCTGCAGCATCCGTTGATGGTCTCGCGTGACGGCAAGCATCGAGGAGTTACGGCAGCTATGCTGCGGCCGGTTTCGGAGAAGGGTTTGCCGCAAAAAGGGCAACAACGGATGCATTAG
- a CDS encoding acyltransferase family protein: MGTSPRPLPHIRELDAVRGLAALMVFFHHLCFTSIDPAAWGRGINLLYNISGWGAYGVDLFFVLSGFLITSLLIKDRVHTAYYRDFYWKRALRILPLYLLCLLGLLLFVRHSGSYVLLSALFISNFAWLFHVQATGPFWTLAIEEQFYLLWPTVVRRRSVSELRRWAVTIILGCILLRFIAAFFGHHNYFFTFFRCDGLAAGALLACWYERRQTTPPNTLSEHIAIGAAILTGTLIFVVTSLYSPSPDTNALFAALNQTAAALLCAGAIAFLIAHSGKPWLGLFRSPLLIFFGLISYAMYMTHIYILLAYDHLRGPLLPGNLVSFATRFFGVLALTILLCLLTRYLIELPAISLRRFVLTKPTPKAEIESTLLTQ; encoded by the coding sequence ATGGGAACCTCCCCTCGGCCCCTTCCCCACATCCGCGAGCTCGACGCCGTTCGCGGCCTGGCAGCTCTCATGGTCTTCTTCCATCACCTCTGCTTCACCTCAATCGACCCCGCTGCCTGGGGCAGAGGCATAAATCTCCTCTACAACATCTCCGGCTGGGGCGCCTACGGTGTCGACCTCTTCTTCGTCCTCTCCGGCTTCCTCATCACCTCGCTCCTCATCAAAGACCGCGTCCACACCGCCTACTATCGCGACTTCTACTGGAAGCGCGCCCTCAGGATCCTCCCCCTCTACCTCCTCTGCCTCCTTGGCCTCCTTCTTTTTGTGCGGCACTCCGGCAGTTATGTCCTGTTGTCGGCCCTCTTCATCTCAAACTTCGCCTGGCTCTTCCACGTCCAGGCCACAGGCCCCTTCTGGACGCTCGCCATCGAAGAGCAGTTCTATCTCCTATGGCCGACCGTCGTCCGTCGCCGCTCCGTATCCGAACTCAGGCGCTGGGCTGTAACGATCATCCTTGGCTGCATCCTCCTACGCTTCATCGCCGCCTTCTTTGGTCATCACAATTACTTCTTCACCTTCTTCCGCTGCGACGGCCTCGCCGCCGGCGCCCTCCTCGCCTGCTGGTACGAACGCAGACAGACCACCCCACCCAACACCCTCAGCGAACACATCGCCATCGGCGCCGCCATCCTGACCGGCACGCTCATCTTCGTCGTCACGTCCCTCTACTCTCCATCGCCCGACACCAACGCGCTGTTCGCCGCCCTGAACCAGACCGCTGCCGCCCTCCTCTGCGCCGGAGCCATCGCCTTCCTCATCGCCCACTCCGGCAAGCCCTGGCTCGGACTCTTCCGCTCCCCCCTGCTCATCTTCTTCGGCCTCATCAGCTACGCCATGTACATGACCCACATCTACATCCTGCTGGCGTACGACCACCTCCGAGGCCCACTCCTCCCCGGCAACCTCGTCTCCTTCGCCACCCGTTTCTTCGGAGTCCTCGCCCTCACCATCCTGCTCTGCCTGCTCACCCGCTACCTCATCGAGCTGCCCGCAATCTCCCTACGCCGATTCGTCCTGACCAAACCCACCCCCAAAGCCGAGATCGAATCCACACTCCTCACGCAATAG
- a CDS encoding ABC transporter permease: MRLLSRLWALTRRSSIDRDIEEEMQAHMAMRTEDNIAAGMSEENARRDARLRFGNPVAAKEHVEGIDLALGVESLWRDIRYAIRGYRKSPLFAAVAIITLALGIGANTAIFQLLDAVRLRSLPIQRPHELVDLRIVGGNQGFGVSDSQYSQLTRPLWQEIQRHHDPLSGVFAWRTNQQILGSISDGRRIQTINVTGDFFSVLGIQPLQGRLIGPEDEAAACTAPRGVVSYPYWQSQMGGRPITPGTTILIDNLQAEIIGVAPPEFFGLAVGESFDMAFPLCTPRTISREFFDVSVMGRLKPDWTLDRASAYFGSISKGMFEAALPTGYSSKSTEQFKNFRLGAYSASSGVSNLRQDYDKSLWILLAITGLVLLIACANLANLMLARASSRQREVAVCMALGASRGRVLRQLLIESSLLAVTGAVLGIALAQAFSRVLLLAFANGKDSIHLSIETDWRVLLFAATVASLTCAIFGTLPAFRMSKSDPITALKTGDGRTSGSRERFSVQRLMVVTQISVSMVLLVGALLFVRSFRNLMTLNPGMRESGITVGTFGFPLSHVDPAHYEEFKRRLLNEVHSVPGVTNATTTTMIPLLGGSWGHRVNVGSMEGPSQFTWVSPGYFQTFDIPLIAGRSFNENDTDTSPHVAIVNQTFVRTYLNDVNPIGQTLRTQAEPKYPSTLFEIVGVVHDTKYNELRGDTPPMAFAPATQFPLTAQGPWTVVIIASNLPSATITEAIKRKIGDTHPEIRVNFFDFQQSIHDRLLRERLMAILSSFFGALAALLVMVGLYGIISYLVTRRRNEIGIRIALGATRSQIIGLVMRDAASMLAIGALIGTTLSLLAGRGAGSILFGLKPYDPATLAFAAAFLAVIAALASFLPAFRAAQLNPTTALRCE; encoded by the coding sequence ATGCGTCTGCTAAGTCGACTCTGGGCATTAACCCGCCGTTCCAGCATAGATCGTGACATCGAAGAAGAGATGCAGGCCCACATGGCCATGCGCACCGAAGACAACATCGCCGCCGGAATGTCCGAAGAGAACGCCCGCCGCGACGCCCGCCTCCGCTTCGGCAACCCCGTCGCAGCAAAGGAGCACGTCGAAGGCATAGACCTCGCACTAGGCGTCGAATCGCTATGGCGCGATATCCGCTACGCCATCCGCGGCTACCGCAAAAGCCCTCTCTTCGCAGCCGTCGCCATCATCACGCTCGCGCTCGGCATCGGTGCAAACACGGCAATCTTTCAATTGCTCGACGCAGTACGCCTGCGCAGCCTTCCCATTCAGCGCCCGCACGAATTAGTAGACCTTCGCATCGTCGGCGGCAACCAGGGCTTCGGCGTCTCCGACTCCCAGTACTCGCAACTCACTCGCCCTCTCTGGCAGGAAATTCAACGCCATCACGACCCTCTCTCCGGCGTCTTCGCCTGGCGCACCAATCAGCAGATACTCGGCTCCATCAGCGATGGCCGCCGCATTCAAACCATCAACGTCACTGGCGACTTCTTCAGCGTCCTCGGCATTCAACCCTTGCAGGGAAGACTAATCGGCCCCGAAGATGAAGCAGCCGCCTGCACCGCGCCACGCGGCGTTGTCAGCTACCCTTACTGGCAGTCCCAGATGGGCGGTCGCCCCATCACTCCAGGCACCACCATCCTGATCGACAACCTGCAAGCCGAGATCATCGGCGTCGCACCACCCGAATTCTTCGGCCTTGCCGTAGGCGAGAGCTTCGATATGGCATTTCCCCTCTGCACACCCCGGACCATCTCACGCGAATTCTTCGACGTCTCCGTCATGGGTCGCCTGAAACCAGACTGGACCCTCGACCGCGCCTCTGCCTACTTCGGCTCCATCAGCAAAGGAATGTTTGAAGCGGCGTTGCCCACGGGATACAGCTCGAAATCTACCGAGCAATTCAAAAACTTCCGCCTCGGCGCATACTCCGCATCGTCAGGCGTCAGCAACCTGCGGCAGGACTACGACAAATCTCTCTGGATCCTTCTCGCCATCACTGGCCTTGTGCTTCTCATCGCCTGCGCCAACCTGGCCAACCTCATGCTCGCTCGAGCCAGCAGCCGTCAGCGCGAAGTCGCAGTCTGCATGGCTCTCGGAGCCTCCCGAGGCCGCGTGCTGCGTCAACTTCTCATCGAAAGCAGCCTCCTCGCAGTCACCGGAGCCGTACTCGGAATCGCCCTCGCCCAGGCCTTCAGCCGCGTCCTGCTCTTGGCCTTCGCCAACGGGAAAGATTCGATTCACCTCTCCATCGAAACCGACTGGCGAGTCCTTCTCTTTGCCGCAACCGTGGCATCGCTCACCTGCGCCATCTTCGGAACTCTCCCGGCGTTCCGCATGTCCAAATCCGACCCCATTACCGCACTGAAGACCGGCGACGGCCGAACCTCTGGCAGTCGCGAACGCTTCTCCGTGCAGCGTCTCATGGTCGTCACTCAAATCTCCGTCTCCATGGTCCTCCTCGTCGGCGCGCTCTTGTTCGTCCGCAGCTTTCGTAACCTCATGACTCTCAACCCCGGCATGCGCGAAAGCGGCATCACCGTCGGAACCTTCGGCTTCCCCCTATCCCATGTCGACCCCGCACACTACGAAGAGTTCAAGCGCCGCCTGTTGAATGAGGTCCACTCCGTACCAGGAGTCACCAACGCCACAACGACGACCATGATCCCCTTGCTGGGAGGCAGTTGGGGACACCGAGTCAACGTCGGCTCCATGGAAGGCCCGTCGCAATTCACTTGGGTGAGTCCCGGTTACTTTCAGACCTTCGACATTCCCCTCATCGCCGGACGCAGCTTCAACGAGAACGACACCGACACATCGCCCCACGTAGCCATCGTCAATCAAACCTTCGTCCGCACCTATCTCAACGATGTAAACCCCATCGGACAAACGCTACGCACCCAGGCCGAGCCGAAATATCCGTCCACGCTCTTCGAGATCGTCGGCGTAGTCCACGACACCAAGTACAACGAACTCCGCGGCGACACGCCCCCCATGGCCTTCGCCCCCGCAACCCAGTTCCCCCTCACCGCGCAAGGGCCATGGACCGTAGTGATCATCGCCTCGAACCTCCCTTCCGCCACGATCACTGAAGCCATCAAGCGCAAAATCGGAGACACACACCCCGAGATACGCGTGAACTTTTTCGACTTCCAGCAGAGCATTCACGACAGGCTCCTTCGCGAACGCCTCATGGCGATCCTCTCCAGCTTCTTCGGCGCTCTAGCCGCCCTGCTCGTCATGGTCGGACTCTACGGCATCATCTCCTACCTCGTCACCCGTCGCCGCAACGAGATCGGCATCCGCATAGCCCTCGGCGCCACACGCAGCCAGATTATCGGCCTGGTCATGCGCGACGCGGCCAGCATGTTGGCGATCGGCGCACTCATCGGCACGACATTGTCGCTGCTCGCAGGTCGCGGAGCAGGCTCCATCCTCTTCGGACTAAAGCCCTACGACCCGGCAACACTCGCCTTCGCCGCAGCCTTCCTCGCCGTCATCGCGGCACTAGCCAGCTTCCTCCCGGCCTTCCGAGCGGCGCAGCTCAATCCAACAACAGCACTGCGTTGCGAATAA
- a CDS encoding GNAT family N-acetyltransferase: protein MSFLVRAACLEDARAIAAIYELFVLTSTATLELEPPDAAEIERRLRSVQDAGLPYLVAEAPDGAVAGYAYATAFRPRAGYRFTVEDSVYLDAKFAGRGLGRRLLVELIVRCKAAGCHQMVAVIGGENPASVAMHASQGFADVGVLREVGFKFGAWRDVTLMQREL from the coding sequence ATGTCTTTTCTTGTACGAGCTGCCTGCCTGGAAGATGCGCGGGCGATTGCGGCGATCTATGAGCTTTTCGTTTTGACCAGCACGGCTACGCTGGAGCTAGAGCCTCCGGATGCTGCGGAGATCGAGCGCCGGTTGCGTTCCGTGCAGGATGCCGGACTGCCGTATCTCGTCGCTGAGGCGCCGGATGGTGCGGTGGCGGGGTATGCGTATGCGACGGCGTTTCGGCCTCGCGCGGGGTATCGGTTTACGGTGGAGGACTCGGTTTATCTGGATGCGAAGTTTGCGGGGCGGGGACTCGGGAGACGGTTGCTGGTGGAGTTGATTGTGCGGTGTAAGGCGGCGGGTTGTCATCAGATGGTCGCGGTGATCGGTGGGGAGAATCCGGCGTCGGTGGCGATGCATGCCTCGCAGGGGTTTGCGGATGTGGGGGTGCTGCGCGAGGTGGGGTTCAAGTTTGGCGCGTGGCGCGATGTGACGTTGATGCAGCGGGAGCTTTAG
- a CDS encoding fumarylacetoacetate hydrolase family protein: MRYCKFLSTEHGAPTPRYAFVEERNSILWAVSPMEAPEEDHLTGSIPILPLNPTPLTDLRLLAPVTPSKILCIGRNYRDHATELGNEVPKEPLLFLKPPSALLAPNGVILMPALSQRVDYEGELAIVVGRRCRNLGPDEDPRPYIRGYTIVNDVTARDIQKSDGQWTRGKGWDTFCPTGPIVSNEIDLCGYKDTPAATVTVTTRLNGTVKQHGSTADLIFPIADLLRYISATMTLEPGDLIPTGTPAGVGPVQPGDHVEVEIDGLGTLQNTFAPER; the protein is encoded by the coding sequence ATGCGCTACTGCAAATTCCTATCCACCGAACACGGCGCCCCCACCCCCCGCTACGCCTTCGTCGAAGAGCGTAACTCCATCCTCTGGGCCGTCTCCCCCATGGAAGCCCCCGAAGAGGACCACCTCACCGGCTCCATCCCCATCCTTCCCCTGAACCCAACCCCTCTCACCGACCTTCGCCTCTTAGCCCCCGTCACGCCGTCGAAGATCCTCTGCATCGGCCGCAACTACCGCGACCACGCCACCGAACTAGGCAACGAAGTCCCCAAAGAGCCCCTTCTCTTCCTTAAGCCCCCATCGGCCCTCCTCGCCCCCAACGGAGTCATCCTCATGCCAGCCCTCTCGCAGCGCGTCGACTACGAGGGTGAACTAGCCATCGTCGTCGGCCGCCGCTGCCGTAACCTCGGCCCCGACGAAGACCCCCGCCCCTACATCCGCGGCTACACCATCGTCAACGACGTCACCGCCCGCGACATCCAAAAATCCGACGGCCAGTGGACCCGCGGCAAAGGCTGGGACACCTTCTGCCCCACCGGTCCCATCGTCTCCAACGAAATCGACCTCTGCGGCTACAAAGACACCCCCGCCGCCACCGTCACCGTCACCACCCGCCTCAACGGCACAGTCAAACAACACGGCAGCACCGCCGACCTCATCTTCCCCATCGCCGACTTACTCCGCTACATCTCCGCCACCATGACCCTCGAACCCGGCGACCTCATCCCCACCGGAACCCCCGCCGGAGTAGGCCCAGTTCAGCCCGGCGACCACGTAGAAGTAGAGATCGACGGCCTTGGCACCCTCCAAAACACCTTCGCCCCAGAGCGTTGA
- a CDS encoding fibronectin type III domain-containing protein, with protein sequence MTFEAKPHRQHLWRALSTTLLLPLAIGCASPGPPRPPSLHLPEVVTDLTAQRIGDHVQLHWTTPSNTTDGINITGTMTAQLCRETKPTAPSPSSACTRLPHFSVRPGPSQTIDPLPPSLTIDPVTLLAYHIEIFNAAGHSAGLSAQALTATGAAPPQIEHLRATPARVGATLEWQSPKTSSQTSTQTGTPIPASVELDRIHLPNPSTPPKPPAKTPPSTASKPTSKPASKPPLQFSANTPNEVHLTTKDHTDIGGTLDTTALKGETYTYTAQRVRTVTLDGHTLELRSPLTPPVTLQIADIFPPAIPAGLAAVPSAHSIDLSWQPGADPDLVGYHVYRRSLPSQEFVRLTQTPVVGPAFSDQTAEPGHTYAYRITAIDATGNQSPPSTEVQETLREP encoded by the coding sequence GTGACGTTCGAAGCCAAACCCCACCGTCAACACCTCTGGCGAGCCCTCAGCACCACCCTCCTTCTGCCTCTGGCCATCGGCTGCGCCAGCCCCGGCCCGCCTCGTCCGCCATCCCTGCACCTGCCGGAAGTCGTCACCGATCTCACCGCCCAGCGCATCGGCGACCACGTCCAGCTCCACTGGACCACCCCATCCAACACCACCGACGGCATCAATATTACCGGCACGATGACGGCCCAGCTCTGCCGCGAGACCAAGCCCACCGCTCCCTCCCCATCCAGCGCCTGCACGCGGCTGCCCCACTTCTCCGTGCGCCCCGGCCCCTCGCAAACCATCGACCCTCTGCCTCCGTCCCTCACCATTGATCCCGTCACCCTCCTCGCCTATCACATCGAGATATTCAACGCCGCCGGCCACTCCGCAGGCCTCTCTGCACAAGCACTCACCGCGACCGGAGCCGCACCGCCACAAATCGAACACCTCCGCGCCACGCCCGCCCGCGTCGGCGCCACGCTTGAGTGGCAATCCCCCAAAACATCCTCCCAAACATCCACTCAGACCGGCACGCCCATCCCAGCCTCCGTCGAACTCGACCGCATCCACCTCCCGAACCCCTCAACCCCTCCGAAGCCCCCCGCCAAGACCCCACCCAGCACCGCATCGAAACCCACATCGAAGCCGGCATCCAAGCCACCCCTCCAATTCAGCGCAAACACCCCCAACGAAGTCCACCTCACCACGAAAGACCACACCGACATCGGCGGAACCCTCGACACCACCGCCCTCAAAGGCGAGACCTACACCTACACTGCCCAACGCGTTCGCACCGTCACCCTCGACGGCCACACCCTCGAACTACGCAGCCCACTCACGCCCCCAGTAACCCTCCAGATCGCCGACATCTTCCCCCCAGCCATCCCCGCCGGCCTCGCCGCCGTCCCCTCCGCCCACTCCATCGACCTCTCCTGGCAGCCCGGCGCCGACCCCGACCTCGTCGGCTACCACGTCTACCGCCGATCACTCCCATCGCAAGAATTCGTACGCCTCACCCAAACCCCAGTCGTCGGCCCGGCCTTCAGCGACCAGACCGCCGAACCCGGCCACACCTACGCCTATCGCATCACCGCCATTGACGCCACCGGCAACCAATCCCCTCCCAGCACCGAAGTGCAGGAGACCCTAAGAGAGCCCTGA
- a CDS encoding CHAT domain-containing protein, protein MPRDQMFFQLPVAFRQERVLPLLSANAQIYVACSQCGWEDRANPARWTSSKSALATPCRNCGSKKRAVIRHWEQVEGECLDCGHDLSDTVTAPWLDLKCGQCGSHRINLKGITISPPYPKRFGKAGLSLLGTDQEELWGVNPLKDGEQINEEVAWAVQLFPDSHLHILCEVLFCSTLCSSDGYENLEEFCWLVSLQGQLLKDYFRTTGDFAAAARALTLQEQAAELAFDAFTRAAIEHNCAMLIYSILTQCPEDEAAEALGRPRIREEGIALARRVLAEYEKQLASEPPRNPAEPDDKRILTARFQVGRTHHLVGDLLRIGNADQAQIREALEQFEKALGFELPDYLLIGVMQSRGETIAMLDDPTQEQLLQAEQDLIASISADEKRIARSFQWGRFVQLATIARKLGAKNHELVALQGGASFALLQIRQNSEEWILQQRSERMLVLFDNLARAYVEADQPLEALAAAETLRAATVRLHTMDDTDQERLEKEAVSILARDLGQEFFDESDSQQTPEPIAPVVLGLLEYLRRDKISTACISYMYKPYERNEKPEMIAFICGPSDSKEPDIEVATWPAGDDSIAWSVDLISPGPFRERNLKRIHTVGYEAFFKAIEPTLQRWDVKRIVFCLPGGLTRIAFEALIDEPKADSFLLDRYEVAYVPSLRLGYDLTKINKAKRGGRLLVVGYQGDDLTNAAREVEVLHTLFGERMVLLSGADCNKLSVLDQLRQDYEYIHFVCHGTYDAESPLNAALHFVPDVQSDSQRVTAGDIMSTVKFHNNPVVTMSACSTALMSLSPQNNCHGLTGSLLRAGARCVIGSRWPVYDEVAAAFMSRFYEKVVAGKGSKPLRYVAEVQREMRADQGIEDFAAFGYMGIP, encoded by the coding sequence ATGCCTCGCGATCAAATGTTCTTCCAGTTACCGGTTGCGTTCCGTCAGGAACGTGTTCTTCCGCTGTTATCCGCAAATGCCCAGATTTACGTTGCTTGTAGTCAATGCGGTTGGGAAGATCGCGCGAACCCGGCGCGTTGGACTTCTTCGAAGTCAGCCCTGGCTACACCTTGCCGCAATTGCGGATCGAAGAAGAGAGCCGTAATTCGGCATTGGGAGCAGGTTGAGGGGGAGTGTCTGGACTGTGGGCACGACTTATCGGATACAGTCACCGCTCCGTGGCTCGATTTGAAGTGTGGTCAATGCGGCTCGCATCGTATCAACCTGAAAGGTATAACGATCTCGCCGCCGTATCCGAAGCGTTTCGGTAAGGCTGGTCTATCGCTCCTTGGGACAGACCAGGAAGAACTTTGGGGCGTGAATCCGCTGAAGGATGGCGAGCAAATTAATGAAGAGGTGGCATGGGCTGTACAGCTGTTCCCGGACTCGCACCTGCACATTCTTTGCGAGGTGCTGTTCTGCAGCACGCTCTGTTCAAGCGATGGGTACGAGAACCTCGAAGAATTCTGCTGGCTTGTCTCCTTGCAAGGGCAGCTGCTGAAAGATTACTTCCGTACGACTGGAGATTTTGCGGCTGCGGCCAGAGCACTTACCCTCCAAGAACAGGCCGCCGAACTTGCCTTTGATGCTTTTACCCGCGCTGCGATAGAACACAACTGCGCGATGCTGATTTACAGCATTCTGACGCAATGTCCGGAAGACGAAGCAGCGGAGGCCCTGGGACGGCCCAGGATTCGCGAGGAGGGCATTGCCCTTGCGCGGAGGGTACTGGCGGAATATGAGAAGCAACTGGCTTCCGAACCACCGCGCAATCCGGCCGAGCCGGACGATAAGAGAATCCTCACAGCGCGCTTCCAAGTAGGTCGAACGCATCATCTCGTTGGTGATCTGCTTCGCATCGGCAACGCGGACCAGGCACAGATCCGTGAAGCCCTCGAGCAGTTTGAAAAGGCACTTGGATTTGAACTACCCGACTATCTTTTGATTGGGGTGATGCAATCGCGTGGTGAGACGATTGCGATGCTCGACGACCCCACGCAGGAGCAACTGCTGCAGGCGGAACAAGATTTGATCGCCTCAATCTCTGCGGACGAGAAGCGGATCGCCCGGAGCTTCCAATGGGGACGTTTTGTGCAATTGGCGACCATCGCACGTAAGCTAGGCGCAAAAAACCATGAACTGGTTGCGTTGCAGGGAGGCGCTTCTTTTGCGCTGCTGCAAATTCGCCAGAATTCTGAGGAGTGGATCCTCCAGCAACGGTCTGAACGCATGCTGGTGCTATTCGACAATCTGGCCCGCGCTTACGTCGAAGCAGACCAGCCGCTCGAAGCGCTGGCGGCAGCCGAAACTCTGCGTGCCGCGACGGTGCGGCTACACACCATGGATGATACGGACCAAGAGCGGTTGGAGAAGGAGGCCGTATCGATTCTGGCTCGGGACTTAGGTCAAGAATTTTTTGACGAGTCTGACTCTCAGCAAACGCCCGAGCCGATTGCGCCAGTTGTTTTGGGTCTACTCGAATATCTAAGGCGCGACAAAATCTCAACTGCGTGTATCAGCTATATGTACAAGCCTTATGAGAGAAATGAGAAACCGGAGATGATCGCGTTTATTTGCGGTCCTTCCGATTCGAAGGAGCCTGATATCGAAGTCGCTACATGGCCTGCGGGGGATGACTCGATTGCATGGAGCGTGGATCTGATTAGCCCCGGCCCCTTCCGCGAACGTAACCTGAAACGCATCCATACCGTGGGGTACGAGGCATTTTTCAAGGCGATCGAACCCACGCTGCAGAGGTGGGACGTTAAGCGAATTGTTTTCTGCCTGCCAGGTGGGTTGACTCGCATTGCGTTTGAAGCATTGATAGATGAGCCGAAGGCCGATAGCTTTCTGCTCGATCGCTATGAGGTTGCGTACGTGCCGTCCCTGAGGCTCGGCTACGATCTCACCAAAATAAACAAAGCCAAGAGAGGCGGTAGGTTGCTGGTCGTTGGTTATCAGGGCGACGACCTGACCAATGCGGCGCGGGAGGTCGAGGTTCTCCATACTCTGTTCGGCGAACGGATGGTGCTTTTATCGGGCGCCGACTGCAACAAGCTTTCCGTGCTCGATCAGCTCCGGCAGGATTACGAATACATTCATTTTGTGTGTCACGGAACGTATGATGCGGAGTCGCCGCTGAATGCGGCTTTGCATTTTGTGCCCGACGTGCAAAGCGACAGCCAACGGGTCACTGCGGGCGATATTATGAGCACCGTGAAATTTCACAATAACCCTGTGGTTACGATGTCGGCGTGCTCGACTGCGTTGATGTCGCTCAGTCCGCAAAATAACTGTCACGGGCTGACAGGCAGCTTGCTCCGTGCGGGTGCGCGGTGCGTGATCGGCAGCCGCTGGCCTGTGTACGATGAGGTAGCGGCGGCCTTTATGTCTCGATTTTATGAGAAGGTAGTGGCTGGAAAGGGTTCGAAGCCTCTGCGCTATGTTGCAGAGGTGCAACGCGAGATGCGGGCGGACCAGGGGATCGAAGACTTCGCCGCATTCGGATACATGGGAATTCCTTAG
- a CDS encoding transaldolase, with translation MASLLEQLRGMTTVVSDTGDINAIEQYKPQDSTTNPSLIAAAAGMPQYQSIVDDVLKHARETAGPGASDNDVAHLAFKSLAVAFGKKILEIIPGRVSTEVDARLSYDTKGSIETARDIIAQYEAAGISRNRILIKLASTWEGIQAAEILEKEGIHCNMTLLFGLHQAIACAEAKVTLISPFVGRILDWYKKDTGKDYTGADDPGVISVTTIYNYYKHFGYKTVVMGASFRNTGEIIELAGCDLLTIAPKLLGELEAAEGTLVRKLDPAKAKDLNIEKIPMDKATFDKMHAEDRMANDKLKEGIEGFSKALEDLEKALEKRLAEISQPVNA, from the coding sequence ATGGCATCGTTACTAGAACAGCTTCGTGGCATGACCACAGTCGTCTCCGACACCGGCGACATCAACGCGATCGAGCAGTACAAGCCCCAGGATTCCACCACGAATCCCTCGCTCATCGCTGCAGCAGCCGGCATGCCTCAGTATCAGTCGATCGTCGACGACGTCCTCAAGCATGCCCGTGAGACCGCCGGCCCCGGCGCGTCCGACAACGACGTCGCCCACCTCGCCTTCAAGTCTCTCGCCGTAGCCTTCGGCAAGAAGATCCTCGAGATCATCCCCGGCCGCGTCTCCACCGAAGTCGACGCCCGCCTCTCCTACGACACCAAGGGCTCCATCGAGACCGCCCGCGACATCATCGCCCAGTACGAGGCCGCCGGCATCTCCCGCAACCGCATCCTCATCAAGCTCGCCTCCACCTGGGAAGGCATCCAGGCCGCCGAGATCCTCGAGAAGGAAGGCATCCACTGCAACATGACCCTCCTCTTCGGTCTCCACCAGGCCATCGCCTGCGCCGAAGCCAAGGTCACCCTCATCTCCCCCTTCGTCGGCCGCATTCTCGACTGGTACAAGAAGGACACCGGCAAGGATTACACCGGAGCCGACGACCCCGGCGTCATCTCCGTCACCACCATCTACAACTACTACAAGCACTTCGGCTACAAGACCGTCGTCATGGGCGCCAGCTTCCGCAACACCGGCGAGATCATCGAGCTCGCAGGCTGCGACCTCCTAACCATTGCGCCCAAGCTGCTCGGTGAACTCGAAGCCGCTGAAGGCACCCTCGTCCGCAAGCTCGACCCAGCCAAGGCCAAGGATCTCAACATCGAAAAGATCCCCATGGACAAGGCCACCTTCGACAAGATGCACGCCGAAGACCGCATGGCGAACGACAAGCTGAAGGAAGGCATCGAAGGCTTCTCCAAGGCCCTCGAAGATCTCGAAAAGGCCCTCGAAAAGCGCCTCGCCGAGATCAGCCAGCCCGTCAACGCCTAG